One stretch of Campylobacter sp. CCS1377 DNA includes these proteins:
- a CDS encoding Mrp/NBP35 family ATP-binding protein, with the protein MEEQIKQKLMQVKYPNFDKDIVSFGFVKEINVKDQNANIKLEIVSASTDIANTLRTDIAEALKDLNLKLDLQIIQPKIPEEKSNSRSGKNIAPQVKNFIMVSSGKGGVGKSTTTVNLAISMAKMGKKVGILDADIYGPNIPRMLGEIGTQPEVVGSKLKPILTHGIYMMSMGVLIEEGQGLMWRGAMIMKAVEQLLADVIWPELDVLFLDMPPGTGDAQITSAQSIPITAGVCVSTPQSVSLDDSKRALDMFNKLHIPIAGIIENMSGFLCPDNGKEYDIFGKGTAEDMAKAYGSEVLAQIPIEMIVREGGDEGKPVSFYHPESISSKRYLIAAEKIWQVIEKINNEGGADNSAIQPIMNGKSACSN; encoded by the coding sequence TTGGAAGAGCAAATCAAACAAAAACTTATGCAAGTAAAATACCCAAATTTTGACAAAGATATAGTCAGTTTTGGTTTTGTAAAAGAAATCAATGTAAAAGATCAAAATGCAAATATAAAATTAGAAATAGTTTCTGCAAGTACTGATATAGCAAATACCTTAAGAACAGATATTGCAGAGGCTTTAAAAGATTTAAATTTAAAACTCGATCTTCAAATCATACAACCAAAAATCCCAGAAGAAAAAAGCAATTCAAGAAGCGGTAAAAACATCGCTCCGCAAGTTAAAAACTTTATCATGGTTTCAAGTGGAAAAGGCGGAGTAGGAAAATCTACAACCACAGTAAATTTAGCTATTTCTATGGCAAAAATGGGTAAAAAAGTAGGGATTTTAGATGCAGATATTTATGGACCAAATATTCCAAGAATGCTCGGTGAAATAGGCACTCAACCAGAAGTTGTGGGTTCAAAACTAAAACCTATTTTAACTCATGGCATTTATATGATGAGTATGGGCGTTTTAATTGAAGAAGGACAAGGGCTTATGTGGCGTGGGGCAATGATTATGAAAGCCGTGGAACAACTTTTAGCTGATGTGATTTGGCCTGAACTTGATGTTTTATTTTTAGATATGCCTCCAGGAACAGGTGACGCACAAATCACTTCCGCACAAAGCATTCCAATTACCGCAGGAGTTTGCGTAAGCACCCCGCAAAGCGTTTCTTTAGATGATAGCAAAAGAGCCTTAGATATGTTTAATAAACTCCACATTCCAATCGCTGGAATTATTGAAAATATGAGCGGATTTTTATGTCCTGATAATGGCAAAGAGTATGATATCTTTGGTAAAGGTACAGCAGAAGATATGGCAAAAGCTTATGGTAGCGAGGTTTTGGCACAAATTCCTATCGAGATGATTGTAAGAGAAGGTGGTGATGAGGGCAAACCTGTAAGTTTTTATCATCCTGAAAGTATAAGCTCAAAACGCTATTTGATAGCAGCTGAAAAAATTTGGCAAGTTATAGAAAAAATCAACAACGAAGGTGGAGCAGATAATTCTGCAATTCAACCTATAATGAATGGTAAAAGTGCTTGCTCTAATTAA
- the fliI gene encoding flagellar protein export ATPase FliI, protein MSLEKLRKQISKENLNAVFGEITKISSTNIEIKGLKTGIGDIVKLVSNENENLSTLAMVVEIKEQFSYLSPFSFIEGFKIGDRVFMSDAGMQIGVSDELLGRVVDPFMRPKDGKGAIEASKYMPIMRAPIDAMKRGLIEEVFPVGVKTIDALLTCGVGQKLGIFAGSGVGKSTLMGMIVKNSKAPIKVIALIGERGREIPEFIQKNLGGKLDDTVIIVATSDDSALMRKYGAFCAMSVAEYFKEQGKDVLFIMDSVTRFAMAQREIGLALGEPPTTKGYPPSVLSLLPQLMERTGKEEGKGTITAFFTVLVDGDDMSDPIADQSRSILDGHIVLSRELTDFGIYPPINIQNSASRVMSDIITPEHKLLARKFKRLNSLLKENEVLLRIGAYQKGSDKELDEAIAKKEFMQNFLMQNPEESFEFEETLQMLTQIDTQVANANIPNLKQR, encoded by the coding sequence ATGAGTTTAGAAAAATTAAGAAAGCAAATTTCTAAAGAAAATTTAAATGCCGTTTTTGGCGAAATCACTAAAATTTCATCAACTAATATTGAAATAAAGGGTTTAAAAACAGGTATAGGTGATATAGTAAAACTTGTTTCAAATGAAAACGAAAATTTAAGCACTTTGGCTATGGTGGTTGAGATTAAAGAGCAATTTAGCTATTTAAGCCCTTTTTCTTTTATTGAAGGCTTTAAAATAGGTGATCGTGTCTTTATGAGTGATGCAGGTATGCAAATAGGTGTTAGCGATGAGCTTTTAGGACGCGTGGTCGATCCTTTTATGCGGCCAAAAGATGGCAAAGGTGCTATTGAGGCAAGTAAATATATGCCTATCATGCGTGCACCCATTGATGCGATGAAAAGAGGACTTATAGAAGAAGTTTTTCCTGTAGGAGTTAAAACTATAGACGCACTTTTAACTTGTGGTGTGGGACAAAAACTTGGTATTTTTGCTGGAAGCGGTGTAGGAAAATCCACATTAATGGGAATGATAGTAAAAAATTCCAAAGCCCCGATAAAAGTCATTGCTTTAATAGGCGAAAGGGGGCGCGAAATCCCTGAATTTATACAAAAAAATTTAGGTGGAAAACTTGATGATACGGTTATTATCGTAGCAACCAGCGATGATAGTGCCCTAATGCGTAAATATGGGGCATTTTGTGCTATGAGTGTGGCAGAGTATTTTAAAGAACAAGGCAAAGATGTGCTTTTTATCATGGATAGTGTAACGCGTTTTGCTATGGCACAAAGAGAAATAGGACTTGCTCTTGGCGAACCCCCTACTACAAAAGGCTATCCACCAAGCGTTTTAAGCCTTTTACCTCAACTTATGGAGCGCACCGGAAAAGAAGAAGGTAAAGGTACAATAACAGCATTTTTCACGGTTTTGGTTGATGGAGATGATATGAGCGATCCAATCGCTGATCAAAGCCGTTCTATTTTAGATGGGCATATTGTTTTAAGCCGCGAGCTAACCGATTTTGGAATTTATCCGCCTATTAATATACAAAATTCAGCCTCAAGGGTAATGAGTGATATTATCACGCCTGAGCATAAACTTTTAGCAAGGAAATTTAAACGCTTAAATTCGCTTTTAAAAGAAAATGAAGTTTTGCTTCGTATTGGTGCTTATCAAAAAGGAAGTGATAAAGAACTCGATGAGGCTATAGCTAAAAAAGAATTTATGCAAAATTTTCTTATGCAAAATCCTGAAGAAAGCTTTGAATTTGAAGAAACCTTGCAAATGCTTACACAAATTGATACTCAAGTTGCAAATGCTAATATTCCTAATCTTAAGCAAAGATAA
- a CDS encoding 2,3,4,5-tetrahydropyridine-2,6-carboxylate N-succinyltransferase, which yields MINTKEDFLLLIKQIEQKSGYKKPMAFGIARLDRGQLNKNKILQANFALINYEQNYGSAAIMLEAFMQRGVEIDFNASEFVQTLKLEDIDFALSCFKPFLEEEGHKNIDILKIIKDKFKDEEFAFVCLFEDKAPLSVESVYLKLYLLSTKKVPLRSINLNGAFGLLNNAAWSDDKPIELEYLRENEMRLKMSNQYPKIDFVDKFPRFLAHIIPEDNTRILESSKVRMGASLAAGTTIMPGASYVNFNAGTTGACMVEGRISSSAIVGEGSDIGGGASILGVLSGTSGNAISVGKACLLGANSVTGIPLGDNCIVDAGIAVLEGTKFLVKDSEELAKLNPNFDFSKEIYKGIELKGLNGLHFRQDSINGAMIVALNKKAIKLNEALH from the coding sequence ATGATTAACACCAAAGAAGATTTTTTACTTTTAATTAAACAAATCGAGCAAAAAAGCGGCTACAAAAAACCAATGGCATTTGGTATAGCAAGACTTGATAGAGGGCAGCTCAATAAAAATAAAATTTTACAAGCTAATTTTGCTTTAATTAATTACGAGCAAAATTATGGCTCTGCAGCAATTATGCTTGAAGCTTTTATGCAAAGGGGAGTGGAGATTGATTTTAATGCGAGTGAATTTGTGCAGACTTTAAAATTAGAAGATATCGATTTCGCACTTTCTTGCTTTAAACCTTTTTTAGAAGAAGAAGGGCATAAAAATATAGACATTTTAAAAATCATCAAAGACAAATTCAAAGATGAAGAATTTGCCTTTGTATGCCTTTTTGAAGACAAAGCACCTTTAAGTGTAGAAAGTGTTTATCTCAAACTTTACTTGCTTTCCACAAAAAAAGTACCTTTAAGAAGTATCAATCTAAATGGAGCTTTTGGACTTTTAAATAACGCTGCTTGGAGTGATGATAAGCCAATCGAGCTTGAGTATTTAAGAGAAAATGAAATGCGTTTGAAAATGAGCAATCAATACCCAAAAATTGATTTTGTTGATAAATTTCCACGCTTTTTAGCCCACATTATCCCTGAAGACAATACAAGAATTTTAGAAAGTTCCAAAGTAAGAATGGGTGCATCTTTAGCTGCTGGCACAACGATAATGCCGGGTGCAAGCTATGTAAATTTTAATGCGGGTACAACAGGAGCTTGTATGGTTGAAGGGCGTATCAGCTCGAGTGCTATTGTAGGAGAAGGATCTGATATTGGCGGTGGTGCTTCAATTTTAGGTGTTTTAAGCGGAACAAGTGGAAATGCCATAAGTGTAGGTAAAGCTTGCCTTTTGGGTGCAAATTCAGTAACTGGAATTCCTTTAGGGGATAATTGTATAGTCGATGCAGGAATCGCTGTTTTAGAAGGGACAAAATTCTTAGTCAAAGATAGCGAAGAACTTGCTAAGCTTAATCCAAATTTTGACTTTAGCAAAGAAATTTACAAAGGCATAGAATTAAAAGGACTTAATGGACTTCATTTCCGCCAAGACTCTATAAACGGGGCAATGATAGTAGCGCTAAATAAAAAAGCTATCAAACTCAATGAGGCTTTACACTAA
- the folE gene encoding GTP cyclohydrolase I FolE, translated as MQEKFENCVKAMLEIIGENPNREGLVKTPNRVFKAFEYLTSGYEKNVKEILNDALFESSNNEMVLVRDIEFYSLCEHHLLPFFGRVHVAYIPDKKVVGLSKIPRLVEVFARRLQIQEQLTEQIADALMQNVGAKGVGVVIEARHMCVEMRGVQKVNSTTTTSALRGLFIKNEKTRKEFFSLINSPKQVRF; from the coding sequence GTGCAAGAAAAATTTGAAAATTGTGTAAAAGCTATGCTTGAGATCATAGGAGAAAATCCAAATCGAGAAGGTTTAGTAAAAACCCCAAATCGTGTATTTAAAGCTTTTGAGTATTTAACAAGTGGTTATGAAAAAAATGTTAAAGAGATTTTAAATGATGCTCTATTTGAAAGCTCAAATAATGAAATGGTTTTGGTAAGAGATATAGAATTTTATAGCCTTTGCGAACATCATCTTTTGCCTTTTTTTGGTCGCGTACATGTAGCTTACATCCCTGATAAAAAAGTCGTTGGGCTTAGTAAAATTCCACGCCTTGTTGAGGTTTTTGCAAGAAGACTTCAAATTCAAGAGCAACTCACTGAGCAAATTGCAGATGCTTTAATGCAAAATGTTGGCGCAAAAGGCGTTGGCGTAGTTATAGAAGCAAGACATATGTGTGTAGAGATGCGTGGAGTACAAAAAGTAAATTCTACTACTACAACTTCGGCTTTGCGTGGGCTTTTTATCAAAAATGAAAAAACTAGAAAAGAATTTTTTTCTTTAATAAATTCTCCAAAACAAGTTAGGTTTTAA
- a CDS encoding bifunctional 2-C-methyl-D-erythritol 4-phosphate cytidylyltransferase/2-C-methyl-D-erythritol 2,4-cyclodiphosphate synthase, whose translation MFDISLIMLAAGDSTRFDLKVKKQFLRLNHDPLWLYVTKKLSSYYNFKKIIVTSSNAKYMQKFSSNYEIIQGGNSRAQSLKNALEKVNSEFVMVSDVARANISKKMLKKLIENIPNADCITPTLKVVDTSILENEILQREKIKLIQTPQLSRTKLLKKALESGVEFSDDSTAVASVGGKIWYIQGDENARKITYKEDLKKMKLPKPASEIFCGNGFDVHEFGENRPLILGGVQIHPTMGLKAHSDGDVLAHSLTDALLGAASLGDIGELYPDTDMKYKNANSIELLKEAYKKVQEVGFELVNADITVIAQEPKLQKFKEEIAKKLAKTLNIEMFRINVKATTTEKLGFIGRKEGIAVMSNVNLKYFDWTAI comes from the coding sequence GTGTTTGATATTAGTTTGATAATGCTCGCAGCTGGTGATTCTACAAGGTTTGATTTGAAAGTAAAAAAGCAATTTTTGAGATTAAATCATGATCCTTTATGGCTTTATGTTACAAAAAAATTGAGTTCTTATTATAATTTCAAAAAAATAATTGTTACTTCTAGTAATGCTAAATATATGCAAAAATTTTCTTCAAATTATGAGATTATTCAGGGCGGAAATTCACGTGCACAGTCTTTAAAAAATGCTCTTGAGAAAGTAAATTCTGAATTTGTGATGGTGAGTGATGTTGCAAGGGCTAATATTTCAAAAAAAATGCTTAAAAAATTGATTGAAAATATTCCTAATGCTGATTGCATCACTCCTACTTTAAAAGTAGTTGATACAAGCATCTTGGAAAATGAAATTTTACAAAGAGAAAAAATAAAACTCATACAAACCCCACAACTTTCGCGTACTAAGCTTTTAAAAAAGGCTTTAGAAAGCGGTGTGGAATTTAGCGATGATAGCACGGCGGTTGCAAGTGTGGGTGGTAAAATTTGGTATATACAAGGCGATGAAAATGCTAGAAAAATCACTTATAAAGAGGATTTAAAAAAAATGAAACTTCCAAAACCTGCGAGTGAAATTTTTTGCGGCAATGGTTTTGATGTGCATGAATTTGGAGAAAATAGGCCTTTGATTTTAGGAGGGGTACAAATTCATCCTACTATGGGTTTAAAGGCACATTCTGATGGCGATGTTTTGGCGCATTCTTTAACTGATGCACTTTTGGGTGCTGCGAGTTTAGGTGATATTGGCGAACTTTATCCAGATACGGATATGAAATACAAAAATGCAAATTCTATAGAACTTTTAAAAGAAGCTTATAAAAAGGTGCAAGAAGTAGGTTTTGAGCTTGTAAATGCGGATATTACTGTTATAGCACAAGAGCCAAAGCTTCAAAAATTTAAAGAAGAAATTGCCAAGAAGTTAGCAAAAACTCTAAATATTGAAATGTTTAGAATCAATGTCAAGGCAACTACAACAGAAAAACTCGGATTTATAGGTAGAAAGGAAGGTATAGCAGTAATGAGCAATGTGAATTTGAAATATTTTGATTGGACGGCGATATGA